One segment of Syngnathus scovelli strain Florida chromosome 6, RoL_Ssco_1.2, whole genome shotgun sequence DNA contains the following:
- the ca12 gene encoding carbonic anhydrase 12: MLRLSLTPIALLLQVLVAYGARWGYTSSNGERHWHTHFPYCAGPMQSPVDFKTGKLIFDSSLRPIVLENYNLTGGSHLTLKNNGHSFQVVLPSAMIISGLPQRYTAAQLHIHWGSKNNPLGSEHTVDSKQYAAELHIVHYNSEKYPNVSMAFDKSDGLAVLGVFIEIGAFNPGYNNILSYLNKIPKRSNRYKIPAFDVRQLMPQRLDEYFRYDGSLTSPPCYQSVLWTVFKNPVTISQAQYDKLTASLFANQAVPLVNNFRGPLPIENRVVLASFMQGVTSRMSSKCISQRKALVRQLLVGDLDEVIESRQLPKSTYKLLSQKYTQAESKQSTSEYKSAVNRASSLKNMIQPTMAFGSLLQQKSLEIQQSTIAKNLSVSLAEAVLPKLNIKSYLSCKADLAPATIKYLMSGRPLWQKDENFHLLDPYLGSYTMHPWLLQRELED; the protein is encoded by the exons ATGCTGCGTTTGAGTCTCACACCCATCGCTCTACTACTGCAAGTGCTCGTGGCTTACG GGGCCAGATGGGGCTACACAA GCTCGAATGGAGAGAGACACTGGCACACACATTTTCCCTACTGCGCTGGACCAATGCAGTCTCCAGTTGACTTCAAGACAGGGAAGCTCATCTTTGACTCATCTTTACGCCCAATTGTGCTGGAGAACTACAATCTGACGGGCGGCAGCCATCTTACTCTGAAAAATAACGGACACTCAT TCCAAGTAGTTCTTCCCTCAGCGATGATCATCTCCGGCCTCCCTCAACGCTACACTGCAGCTCAGCTCCACATTCACTGGGGCTCCAAAAACAATCCTCTGGGTTCGGAGCACACGGTGGACAGTAAGCAGTATGCTGCAGAG CTACACATTGTTCACTACAACTCCGAAAAGTATCCCAATGTATCCATGGCTTTTGACAAATCTGACGGTCTGGCTGTACTGGGCGTTTTCATCGAG ATTGGAGCCTTCAATCCGGGCTATAACAACATTCTTTCATATCTTAATAAAATCCCCAAACGAT CAAACCGGTATAAGATTCCCGCTTTTGACGTCAGACAGCTGATGCCTCAGCGCCTGGATGAGTATTTCCGTTACGACGGTTCTCTGACTTCACCGCCTTGCTATCAAAGTGTGCTGTGGACAGTCTTCAAGAATCCTGTCACCATCTCTCAAGCTCAG TATGACAAACTAACGGCAAGCCTCTTCGCCAACCAAGCCGTGCCTCTTGTTAACAACTTCAGGGGTCCACTCCCGATTGAGAACCGTGTTGTCCTGGCTTCCTTTATGCAAG GAGTGACTAGCCGTATGTCATCTAAGTGCATCTCCCAGAGGAAGGCACTGGTTCGCCAATTATTGGTCGGTGATTTGGATGAGGTCATTGAAAGTAGGCAACTGCCCAAAAGTACCTACAAGTTGCTCTCCCAGAAGTATACACAAGCAGAATCAAAGCAATCAACGAGTGAATATAAGTCGGCAGTTAATAGGGCATCTTCGTTGAAGAACATGATTCAGCCGACAATGGCCTTTGGCTCGTTGCTGCAGCAAAAGTCCCTGGAGATCCAACAGTCCACCATCGCCAAGAACTTGTCCGTTTCTCTGGCTGAGGCCGTTCTCCCTAAGCTCAATATTAAAAGCTACCTGAGCTGCAAGGCGGACCTGGCTCCCGCGACCATCAAGTATCTCATGAGTGGACGGCCCCTGTGGCAGAAAGACGAGAATTTCCACTTGCTTGACCCCTACCTCGGTAGTTACACAATGCATCCTTGGCTTTTGCAAAGGGAGTTGGAGGACTAG